One Serinicoccus chungangensis genomic window carries:
- a CDS encoding FAD-dependent oxidoreductase has protein sequence MRAVLVVGGGVVGLTCAIRLLEAGHRVDVVAADPPPATTSAVAAALWYPYRALPQDRVTAWSATTYDVLADLAHDPATGVAMRSGTELLRTPQPDPWWADAVPDLTHVTDVPGYAGGWRFTAPVAEMGTHLRWLAARLEELGGTLTRAYLDRLPESEDEGVDVVVNASGLGAERLVADPTLSPVRGQVVVVEQVGLEQWWLDPGAPGGPTYVVPRRDDIVLGGTDQPGERDREPDPATAEDILARAAALVPALAGARVLRHAVGLRPVRPQVRVERVGDVIHCYGHGGAGVTLSWGCAAEVVELVG, from the coding sequence ATGCGAGCGGTGCTGGTGGTCGGGGGCGGGGTGGTCGGTCTGACCTGCGCCATCCGGCTGCTGGAGGCCGGTCACCGGGTCGACGTCGTGGCCGCCGACCCGCCGCCGGCCACGACCTCCGCGGTGGCGGCCGCCCTCTGGTACCCCTACCGCGCGCTCCCGCAGGACCGGGTCACCGCCTGGTCCGCGACGACCTACGACGTCCTCGCCGACCTGGCGCACGACCCGGCGACCGGCGTCGCGATGCGCTCCGGCACCGAGCTGCTCCGCACGCCGCAGCCCGACCCGTGGTGGGCCGACGCGGTCCCCGACCTCACCCACGTCACCGACGTGCCCGGGTATGCCGGTGGCTGGCGGTTCACGGCGCCCGTGGCGGAGATGGGGACGCACCTGAGATGGCTGGCGGCGCGTCTGGAGGAGCTCGGCGGCACCCTGACCCGGGCCTACCTGGACCGGCTGCCCGAGAGTGAGGACGAGGGCGTCGACGTGGTCGTCAACGCCTCCGGGCTCGGCGCCGAGCGGCTCGTCGCCGACCCGACCCTGTCACCGGTCCGTGGCCAGGTGGTGGTCGTCGAGCAGGTGGGGCTGGAGCAGTGGTGGCTCGACCCGGGTGCGCCCGGCGGCCCGACCTACGTCGTCCCCCGCCGCGACGACATCGTGCTGGGCGGCACCGACCAGCCCGGCGAGCGGGACCGCGAGCCCGATCCCGCCACCGCCGAGGACATCCTCGCGCGGGCCGCCGCGCTGGTGCCCGCTCTCGCCGGGGCGCGGGTGCTGCGGCACGCCGTCGGCCTGCGACCGGTGCGCCCGCAGGTGCGGGTCGAGCGGGTGGGTGACGTCATCCACTGCTACGGCCACGGCGGCGCCGGCGTGACCCTCAGCTGGGGCTGCGCCGCCGAGGTCGTGGAGCTCGTCGGATGA